The proteins below come from a single Pararge aegeria chromosome 23, ilParAegt1.1, whole genome shotgun sequence genomic window:
- the LOC120634140 gene encoding MICOS complex subunit Mic60-like isoform X1, which translates to MYRFTNHLTNPNLVLVRKQIGDGSCAALIVMRSPRRQYAQQDRCPPNEKKPKSRKLFWGTVGATVLTGAAVVYAKSSPDARNWLESNAPWANDFVALVYQENTTYWKFSINQLSKASNYVSNFLFGKEGVSPLDVKKRSKQDIEKDAAKDFASKTYELPPPQLQPLYVEEKKLETPEVETPATLVQTEKCDPQSPPVIRITKDMVELEQDMHVNTKIAIDNYKKALQHCADYNKALYKVVESSLGDLDKKHFTALQGARTERDNILAKAKDASAKAKCAIETLDRMIKAGVQAPPESIAATNRYIKQFRADLSNVEHEYKDCVEKSVLSDRYWNKVDQARKAYKEELQMLFPGVDLSTRQLEIKGDTDLLLMYTLKQIQYLQNEIAELQTIRELKINRAIECHDEKAIIEAKVEDMIKRERLEKEREYQIKSLEVQAEANRKLKEQLKKQFEIQQEVLQERLARKEKEVLGKFSRSVSEQVEKERVTFKKELAAMAGKLQAIEHTLKQRAKAEAEARRSQSLWAAAEALHAATRRNCTETKLDNEIKALETAGKDDKLVQTVLKGITSEVREKGIVTEKTLRDKFDTLEKSAAKVALIGRDGATLPVYFLSWLQSKLLFQKFAEIPKDELDNLPIDFSKLDTFDIIQRARYHMDHGNLSTALRYVNLLQGAPRAVAKPWSDAARRHLEIKQAAEAVMAHASVSGLLYL; encoded by the exons ATGTACAGATTTACGAACCATTTAACAAATCCTAATTTAGTTTTG GTTAGGAAACAAATAGGCGACGGATCATGTGCTGCATTGATTGTAATGAGGTCGCCACGTCGGCAATACGCGCAACAAGATCGGTGCCctccaaatgaaaaaaaaccaaaatcaagGAAACTGTTTTGGGGGACAGTTGGTGCGACCGTGTTAACTGGTGCGGCTGTTGTATATGCTAA ATCAAGTCCTGATGCTCGAAACTGGCTCGAGTCCAATGCCCCCTGGGCAAATGACTTTGTGGCCCTAGTGTACCAGGAGAACACAACTTATTGGAAATTCTCTATCAACCAGCTAAGCAAAGCATCAAATTATGTTTCAAACTTCTTATTTGGAAAG GAAGGGGTGTCTCCACTCGACGTCAAAAAGAGGTCCAAGCAAGATATAGAAAAAGATGCTGCCAAGGACTTTGCTAGCAAAACATATGAAC TACCACCACCGCAACTCCAACCATTGTATGTTGAAGAGAAGAAGTTGGAAACTCCAGAAGTGGAAACACCAG CTACATTAGTACAGACGGAGAAGTGTGACCCACAATCTCCGCCTGTCATAAGGATAACCAAAGACATGGTAGAGTTGGAACAGGATATGCACGTGAACACAAAAATAGCCATAGATAACTACAAGAAGGCCTTACAGCATTGCGCAGACTATAACAAAGCACTGTATAAG GTTGTGGAGTCCTCGCTGGGCGATTTGGATAAGAAACATTTCACAGCCTTGCAAGGAGCGAGGACTGAACGCGACAACATCCTTGCGAAGGCCAAGGATGCGTCTGCTAAGGCTAAATGTGCTATCG AAACTCTTGACCGCATGATAAAAGCGGGCGTGCAAGCACCCCCCGAGAGCATCGCTGCCACCAACAGGTATATCAAGCAGTTCAGAGCGGACCTCAGCAATGTGGAGCACGAGTACAAAGACTGTGTGGAGAAGTCCGTGCTCAGTGACAGGTATTGGAATAAG GTGGACCAAGCCCGTAAAGCTTACAAGGAAGAGCTGCAAATGTTGTTCCCAGGAGTGGACCTCAGCACTCGCCAGTTGGAGATCAAGGGAGACACCGACCTTCTGCTTATGTACACTTTGAAACAG ATCCAATATTTACAAAACGAAATCGCAGAGCTGCAAACAATAAGGGAATTGAAAATAAACAGAGCTATCGAAT GTCACGACGAGAAAGCTATAATCGAAGCAAAAGTGGAAGATATGATCAAGAGGGAGAGGTTAGAAAAGGAAAGAGAATATCAAATCAAG AGTTTGGAGGTGCAAGCAGAGGCGAACAGAAAACTAAAAGAGCAGTTAAAGAAACAGTTTGAAATACAGCAAGAAGTTTTACAAGAAAGACTCGCTAGAAAGGAAAAAGAG GTGCTCGGCAAGTTCAGCCGTTCAGTATCTGAACAAGTGGAAAAAGAGCGAGTCACCTTCAAGAAGGAACTAGCCGCGATGGCGGGAAAACTGCAAGCGATAGAACATACACTCAAAC AAAGGGCGAAAGCGGAGGCGGAAGCACGTCGCTCCCAATCCCTATGGGCAGCCGCCGAAGCCCTACACGCCGCTACAAGAAGGAACTGTACAGAGACCAAACTGGACAACGAGATTAAGGCTCTGGAAACAGCTG GAAAAGACGACAAGTTAGTGCAAACCGTGCTAAAAGGTATCACTTCTGAGGTACGCGAGAAAGGCATAGTAACGGAGAAGACGCTAAGGGATAAATTTGATACG CTGGAGAAATCAGCAGCAAAAGTGGCTTTGATCGGACGCGATGGTGCTACACTTCCCGTATACTTCCTATCGTGGCTTCAATCCAAACTGCTCTTCCAAAAG TTCGCGGAAATCCCCAAGGATGAGCTTGACAACCTGCCGATAGACTTCTCCAAGTTGGACACTTTTGATATTATTCAACGAGCTAG ATACCACATGGACCACGGCAACTTATCAACAGCTTTACGTTACGTGAACCTCCTTCAAGGCGCACCCAGGGCTGTAGCAAAACCTTGGTCGGATGCAGCTCGGCGCCATCTTGAAATTAAACAGGCCGCCGAAGCCGTAATGGCGCACGCTTCCGTCTCCGGTCTATTGTACCTCTAG
- the LOC120634139 gene encoding uncharacterized protein LOC120634139 has protein sequence MAPLMIEGVTLGQKHRNYNKILNEEIGKNPTKLIAAINSEEPDLDNLFKIDSACKIRNVEYILEILKSDDMLYISRVIKKSTWLITDQQYAYIINPAYLYNDLYPQMTSKAFNKLVLHIRLNLDDEKRVEEFFNFYKQNDLDKAMHWLPRCSIGFIEGIIRNHANDIPKNLLKRLYEKSFTFLDILVQNYNGSYYVYQLIEPGMFLLKRNLEKLLDIFETLKDGDTPKFGRKYTKLVMEKCPERIKKNLEKYVDVLDLTVFAQYLKREEVKNFILTHIKNNKTRSWFTYKNIKYFVNRLPFEERFDFVKKLFIEKSYKDEPLENETWDDIIEYCNLKGKLASSKNIYSWYVYAPFSKAFEDLKLLIRNESNPTERIWILRSLLTCALGNQNNILTLLKYYHENHIDEPFNFKVQFVNHLITKTDTHKYDEEAWGYLNDIFNSLEVYTRSKDRVQSCLKSILLYKVIHDVQIPDDIESKFDFKHYISYEYDNCKNKLNMEERDKIFNYFYSYHISKIKINITSEKEFDETVDVILSVLRVLDIWNKEIKDYPFVLQKIKDLVTIKKERSWKQDLSSVYNFKKSWRKILFTESIILSPNHESCMNALKHGPELLETHRKEINSCINDKVLYFDRFLRKIQIYYQYQSLSDSFKATFLENLNQMSLHKSSIRGLCILLTQKELLEFVEKYVPTETKIDWSQSDDAMLSIPKNIAACMHLSRPQLPLNVVLLYAQGDYLKYVLPSLNAICHNINPTQMTEPVCLPTHGDRLTFAKLKQNEFITMFTKIWKTNKDRSSRKYIFCETFKLLSKESDETLILEMWEMLRMFIDQLTFEENKKIYFTLSQAEKVPLNIRPSFWMKSYEFFEKMPAEANCKYLIEELYVKMGDILEFLDVDFMAKLFLKNIDENFHTQKYGHSGYVALYLLSTKSESVQIERYEKCFKPIVERAVAVWNNQHETVHYARINLQDIFYTMSKKFYSFVLSREMCFPIAMYTAALNQLQSALSFKENYFLLTHIKLSLGYIQIVYEMKTKCTDLKNNLLIKEAAPGFGALCLDYLKEDVENYFSTIYIIFAKVLGVICDQYAPNNIVFKMGVLKGFLKDKDFIQGYLLVTELMPNSKHFNESSETALQLEMLKELSTHHSEEVLAHYWRIGNDLCYF, from the coding sequence ATGGCACCACTTATGATAGAGGGAGTAACGTTAGGACAAAAACATCGGAATTACaacaaaatattgaatgaaGAAATAGGAAAGAATCCAACTAAATTGATTGCCGCAATAAACTCCGAAGAACCAGATCTGGATAACCTATTCAAAATAGATTCAGCGTGCAAAATTAGAAATGTTGAATATATTCTTGAAATTCTCAAAAGTGatgatatgttatatatatctcGAGTTATAAAGAAATCGACTTGGTTAATAACAGATCAGCAATACGCTTATATTATTAATCCTGCTTACTTGTACAACGATCTTTATCCACAGATGACTTCAAAAGCTTTTAATAAACTCGTCCTGCACATAAGGCTAAACTTAGATGATGAAAAACGTGTTGAAGAGTTTTTCAACTTTTACAAACAAAATGATTTGGACAAAGCCATGCATTGGCTGCCACGTTGCTCTATTGGTTTTATCGAGGGAATCATTCGAAATCACGCTAATGATATACCAAAGAACTTATTGAAACGATTATATGAAAAATCGTTTACTTTTCTGGATATACTAGTACAGAATTATAACGGCTCATATTATGTGTACCAATTAATAGAACCTGGAATgtttcttttaaaaagaaacctCGAAAAGTTACTTGATATATTTGAGACACTCAAAGACGGCGATACACCAAAATTTGGACGGAAATATACCAAACTCGTCATGGAGAAATGTcctgaaagaataaaaaagaatctTGAAAAATACGTTGATGTCCTTGATTTAACAGTGTTTgcgcaatatttaaaaagagaaGAAGTTAAGAACTTTATATTAACacacattaaaaataacaaaactcgTTCATGGTTCACctacaaaaacattaaatactttGTCAACCGGTTGCCATTTGAGGAGAGATTTGATTTTGTTAAAAAGCTTTTCATAGAGAAATCCTATAAAGATGAACCCCTTGAAAATGAGACTTGGGATGATATTATAGAGTATTGTAATCTCAAAGGAAAATTAGCGTCGTCCAAAAATATATACAGCTGGTACGTATATGCACCATTTAGTAAGGCTTTTGAAGATTTGAAATTGTTGATTCGTAATGAATCAAATCCCACTGAAAGAATTTGGATTTTGCGATCACTACTGACTTGTGCCCTTGGCAATCAAAacaatatacttacattattaaaatattaccatgAAAATCACATCGACGAACCTTTCAATTTCAAGGTTCAGTTTGTAAATCATTTGATTACCAAGACTGATACACATAAGTATGACGAAGAGGCTTGGGgatatttaaatgatattttcaaCAGCTTGGAAGTTTACACCAGATCCAAAGATAGAGTGCAATCGTGTTTGAAATCCATACTTTTATATAAGGTGATTCATGATGTCCAGATTCCCGACGATATAGAAAGTAAATTTGATTTCAAACATTACATATCATATGAATATGATAATTGCAAAAATAAGCTCAACATGGAGGAAAGggacaaaatatttaattacttttatagtTATCACATTTCAAagatcaaaattaatattactagTGAAAAAGAGTTTGATGAGACTGTGGACGTTATATTATCAGTTTTAAGAGTTCTTGATATATGGAATAAAGAAATCAAAGATTATCCATTCGTTCTCCAGAAAATCAAAGAccttgttactataaaaaaagaaagatccTGGAAGCAGGATCTTTCAAGTgtatataacttcaaaaaatcctggagaaagattttatttactgaATCTATTATTCTAAGTCCCAACCACGAAAGTTGCATGAATGCTCTTAAACATGGCCCAGAGCTATTAGAAACTCACAGAAAAGAAATAAACTCATGCATAAATGATAAAGTCCTTTACTTTGACAGATTCCTGaggaaaattcaaatttattaccAGTACCAATCTTTATCAGACTCATTTAAAGCTACTTTTCTGGAAAACCTCAATCAAATGAGCCTTCACAAGTCTTCTATTAGAGGTCTATGTATATTACTTACCCAAAAAGAGCTGTTGGAATTTGTTGAAAAATATGTTCCGACAGAAACTAAAATTGATTGGAGTCAAAGTGATGACGCGATGCTCAGCATACCCAAAAACATCGCTGCATGTATGCACCTATCTAGACCTCAACTTCCACTTAATGTGGTTTTATTGTACGCTCAAGGAGATTATTTGAAATATGTACTGCCTTCATTAAATGcaatatgtcataacataaatCCAACACAAATGACTGAGCCAGTATGTTTACCAACACATGGCGATCGGCTTACATTTGCAAAGCtaaaacaaaatgaatttaTCACTATGTTTACGAAAATTTGGAAAACTAATAAAGATAGAAGTAGTCGAAAATACATCTTTTGCGAGACTTTCAAGCTGCTTTCCAAAGAATCTGATGAAACACTTATTTTGGAAATGTGGGAGATGCTACGCATGTTTATCGATCAACTAACTTTCGaggaaaataaaaagatatattttaccCTAAGTCAAGCTGAAAAAGTGCCACTTAACATAAGGCCGTCTTTTTGGATGAAAAGCTATGAATTCTTTGAAAAAATGCCAGCTGAAGCCAATTGTAAATACCTTATTGAGGAATTATATGTGAAAATGGGCGATATCTTGGAGTTCTTGGATGTAGATTTTATGGCAAAATTGtttctaaaaaatattgatgaaaATTTTCACACACAGAAATATGGCCACTCAGGTTATGTAGCTTTGTATTTGTTAAGTACAAAATCGGAATCGGTTCAAATAGAGCGCTacgaaaaatgttttaaaccaATAGTAGAAAGGGCTGTCGCTGTGTGGAATAATCAACACGAAACGGTTCACTACGCCAGAATTAACTTACaggatatattttatactatgtcGAAAAAATTTTATTCTTTCGTTCTAAGTCGGGAGATGTGTTTTCCCATTGCCATGTATACTGCAGCACTGAACCAACTTCAAAGTGCTTTatcgtttaaagaaaattattttctctTGACACATATAAAGTTGTCGTTGGGTTACATACAAATTGTATATGAGATGAAAACAAAATGCACCGATTTAAAGAATAACCTGCTTATAAAAGAAGCAGCACCTGGTTTTGGGGCGCTGTGTTTAGATTACTTAAAAGAAGATGTCGAAAATTATTTCTCCACTATTTACATCATTTTTGCAAAAGTCTTAGGAGTCATTTGCGACCAGTATGCCCCgaacaatatagtttttaaaatggGAGTCTTAAAAGGATTTCTTAAAGATAAAGATTTTATTCAAGGTTATTTATTAGTTACTGAATTAATGCCAAACTCGAAACACTTCAATGAAAGCAGCGAAACAGCTCTACAACTGGAAATGTTAAAGGAACTAAGCACTCATCATTCGGAAGAAGTTCTAGCGCATTATTGGCGTATAGGAAAcgatttgtgttatttttaa
- the LOC120634234 gene encoding 39S ribosomal protein L35, mitochondrial: MFRCAITAIRNIRPIFFQHYAARIIYNQPKSFSTLHTRINPIVYTGCSNNYNLSLLNNKQVLDVSNNLMVPARTVTKFSLKKGKRKTVKAAVKRFLRLNWGVWIRTKIGRHKKLWKKSQPQKRRLRQHVFVNSTQTVLLDKMVTKYWKRPKYYVDDPYEPYHTREEFHITRRKPRESY; encoded by the exons ATGTTCCGCTGTGCAATAActg CCATCCGGAATATAAGAcctattttttttcaacattatgCTGCCAGGATCATTTACAATCAACCAAAAAGTTTTTCCACACTTCATACAAGAATTAATCCAATTGTTTACACTGGATGTTCAAATAACTACAATTTATCTCTGTTAAATAACAAGCAAGTTTTAGATGTCTCTAACAATTTAATGGTGCCTGCAAGGACAGTTACTAAATTCAGTTTGAAAAAAGGCAAGAGAAAGACAGTGAAGGCGGCAGTGAAGAGATTCTTAAGATTAAACTGGGGAGTCTGGATAAGGACCAAAATTGGTAGACATAAGAAGTTATGGAAAAAGTCCCAGCCACAAAAAAGGCGTTTACGCCAACATGTATTTGTCAACTCCACACAAACTGTGTTGTTGGATAAAATGGTCACAAAATATTGGAAAAGACCCAAATACTATGTTGATGACCCTTATGAACCATATCATACAAGGGAAGAATTCCATATTACAAGGAGAAAGCCCAGAGAATCATATTAG
- the LOC120634140 gene encoding MICOS complex subunit Mic60-like isoform X2 produces the protein MYRFTNHLTNPNLVLVRKQIGDGSCAALIVMRSPRRQYAQQDRCPPNEKKPKSRKLFWGTVGATVLTGAAVVYAKSSPDARNWLESNAPWANDFVALVYQENTTYWKFSINQLSKASNYVSNFLFGKEGVSPLDVKKRSKQDIEKDAAKDFASKTYEPTLVQTEKCDPQSPPVIRITKDMVELEQDMHVNTKIAIDNYKKALQHCADYNKALYKVVESSLGDLDKKHFTALQGARTERDNILAKAKDASAKAKCAIETLDRMIKAGVQAPPESIAATNRYIKQFRADLSNVEHEYKDCVEKSVLSDRYWNKVDQARKAYKEELQMLFPGVDLSTRQLEIKGDTDLLLMYTLKQIQYLQNEIAELQTIRELKINRAIECHDEKAIIEAKVEDMIKRERLEKEREYQIKSLEVQAEANRKLKEQLKKQFEIQQEVLQERLARKEKEVLGKFSRSVSEQVEKERVTFKKELAAMAGKLQAIEHTLKQRAKAEAEARRSQSLWAAAEALHAATRRNCTETKLDNEIKALETAGKDDKLVQTVLKGITSEVREKGIVTEKTLRDKFDTLEKSAAKVALIGRDGATLPVYFLSWLQSKLLFQKFAEIPKDELDNLPIDFSKLDTFDIIQRARYHMDHGNLSTALRYVNLLQGAPRAVAKPWSDAARRHLEIKQAAEAVMAHASVSGLLYL, from the exons ATGTACAGATTTACGAACCATTTAACAAATCCTAATTTAGTTTTG GTTAGGAAACAAATAGGCGACGGATCATGTGCTGCATTGATTGTAATGAGGTCGCCACGTCGGCAATACGCGCAACAAGATCGGTGCCctccaaatgaaaaaaaaccaaaatcaagGAAACTGTTTTGGGGGACAGTTGGTGCGACCGTGTTAACTGGTGCGGCTGTTGTATATGCTAA ATCAAGTCCTGATGCTCGAAACTGGCTCGAGTCCAATGCCCCCTGGGCAAATGACTTTGTGGCCCTAGTGTACCAGGAGAACACAACTTATTGGAAATTCTCTATCAACCAGCTAAGCAAAGCATCAAATTATGTTTCAAACTTCTTATTTGGAAAG GAAGGGGTGTCTCCACTCGACGTCAAAAAGAGGTCCAAGCAAGATATAGAAAAAGATGCTGCCAAGGACTTTGCTAGCAAAACATATGAAC CTACATTAGTACAGACGGAGAAGTGTGACCCACAATCTCCGCCTGTCATAAGGATAACCAAAGACATGGTAGAGTTGGAACAGGATATGCACGTGAACACAAAAATAGCCATAGATAACTACAAGAAGGCCTTACAGCATTGCGCAGACTATAACAAAGCACTGTATAAG GTTGTGGAGTCCTCGCTGGGCGATTTGGATAAGAAACATTTCACAGCCTTGCAAGGAGCGAGGACTGAACGCGACAACATCCTTGCGAAGGCCAAGGATGCGTCTGCTAAGGCTAAATGTGCTATCG AAACTCTTGACCGCATGATAAAAGCGGGCGTGCAAGCACCCCCCGAGAGCATCGCTGCCACCAACAGGTATATCAAGCAGTTCAGAGCGGACCTCAGCAATGTGGAGCACGAGTACAAAGACTGTGTGGAGAAGTCCGTGCTCAGTGACAGGTATTGGAATAAG GTGGACCAAGCCCGTAAAGCTTACAAGGAAGAGCTGCAAATGTTGTTCCCAGGAGTGGACCTCAGCACTCGCCAGTTGGAGATCAAGGGAGACACCGACCTTCTGCTTATGTACACTTTGAAACAG ATCCAATATTTACAAAACGAAATCGCAGAGCTGCAAACAATAAGGGAATTGAAAATAAACAGAGCTATCGAAT GTCACGACGAGAAAGCTATAATCGAAGCAAAAGTGGAAGATATGATCAAGAGGGAGAGGTTAGAAAAGGAAAGAGAATATCAAATCAAG AGTTTGGAGGTGCAAGCAGAGGCGAACAGAAAACTAAAAGAGCAGTTAAAGAAACAGTTTGAAATACAGCAAGAAGTTTTACAAGAAAGACTCGCTAGAAAGGAAAAAGAG GTGCTCGGCAAGTTCAGCCGTTCAGTATCTGAACAAGTGGAAAAAGAGCGAGTCACCTTCAAGAAGGAACTAGCCGCGATGGCGGGAAAACTGCAAGCGATAGAACATACACTCAAAC AAAGGGCGAAAGCGGAGGCGGAAGCACGTCGCTCCCAATCCCTATGGGCAGCCGCCGAAGCCCTACACGCCGCTACAAGAAGGAACTGTACAGAGACCAAACTGGACAACGAGATTAAGGCTCTGGAAACAGCTG GAAAAGACGACAAGTTAGTGCAAACCGTGCTAAAAGGTATCACTTCTGAGGTACGCGAGAAAGGCATAGTAACGGAGAAGACGCTAAGGGATAAATTTGATACG CTGGAGAAATCAGCAGCAAAAGTGGCTTTGATCGGACGCGATGGTGCTACACTTCCCGTATACTTCCTATCGTGGCTTCAATCCAAACTGCTCTTCCAAAAG TTCGCGGAAATCCCCAAGGATGAGCTTGACAACCTGCCGATAGACTTCTCCAAGTTGGACACTTTTGATATTATTCAACGAGCTAG ATACCACATGGACCACGGCAACTTATCAACAGCTTTACGTTACGTGAACCTCCTTCAAGGCGCACCCAGGGCTGTAGCAAAACCTTGGTCGGATGCAGCTCGGCGCCATCTTGAAATTAAACAGGCCGCCGAAGCCGTAATGGCGCACGCTTCCGTCTCCGGTCTATTGTACCTCTAG